A single genomic interval of Aedes aegypti strain LVP_AGWG chromosome 1, AaegL5.0 Primary Assembly, whole genome shotgun sequence harbors:
- the LOC5570453 gene encoding achaete-scute complex protein T3 yields MAAVMRSMALGQNIHNILPNNCILVQQHKPINHHGKRPIAPAPMMVTSLPQGVGLKCKTGASAAKKYAYCGLPYAPTPQQAASVQRRNARERNRVKQVNNGFANLRQHIPPTVVTALSNGGRGASKKLSKVDTLRMAVEYIRSLQKMLDENSENTQKSLSQMSSSSSYYGTMSESSTASSPAPSHISENSYSQSGGPIFKHEPYDIYVDPSTSPAPSYTSEHPQQQHLQTLIPGMTSLSPSGNNNYIHAMGTHQVYKSEIYREYEEELSPQNPEDEELLDAITWWQQQQ; encoded by the coding sequence ATGGCTGCGGTGATGAGAAGCATGGCCCTGGGTCAGAACATACATAATATTCTGCCGAATAACTGCATTTTGGTGCAGCAGCATAAACCGATCAATCATCATGGGAAGCGACCGATTGCGCCTGCTCCTATGATGGTAACCAGTCTGCCACAAGGAGTTGGATTAAAGTGCAAAACAGGAGCTAGTGCAGCGAAGAAATATGCTTACTGTGGATTGCCGTACGCGCCGACTCCTCAGCAAGCAGCTTCCGTCCAGCGAAGAAATGCCCGAGAGCGCAACCGTGTGAAGCAAGTGAACAATGGATTCGCAAACCTGCGCCAACATATTCCACCGACAGTGGTGACGGCCTTGTCTAACGGAGGTCGTGGAGCTAGCAAGAAGCTTAGCAAAGTGGATACTCTCCGTATGGCCGTAGAGTACATTCGTAGTCTACAGAAGATGCTGGACGAGAACAGCGAGAACACTCAAAAGAGTTTGAGCCAGATGTCTTCCTCGAGCTCATACTATGGAACCATGTCGGAGTCTTCGACTGCTTCTTCGCCAGCTCCGTCGCACATTTCGGAGAACTCCTACTCGCAATCCGGAGGACCAATCTTCAAACACGAACCTTACGATATCTACGTCGACCCGTCTACCTCGCCTGCTCCTTCGTATACTTCGGAGCATCCACAACAGCAGCACCTCCAGACATTGATCCCAGGAATGACCAGCCTCAGTCCCAGTGGAAACAACAACTACATTCACGCCATGGGAACCCACCAAGTGTACAAGTCGGAAATCTACCGCGAGTACGAGGAGGAGCTGAGTCCTCAAAATCCAGAGGACGAGGAGCTCCTCGACGCCATCACCTGGTGGCAGCAACAGCAGTGA